TGCTCGATCAGCTGCTGGAACAGGTCCAGTTCGCCGACGGACAGCGTGTCGCTGATGCGCTGCTTGAACTTGGCGATGCGCTGGTCGTTGACCGCTTCCACCGTCGGCAGCTTCATCTCTTCGATGGGCTGGCGCGTGGCACGCTCGATGGCGCGCAACATGCCCTTTTCGCGCGGCGTAACGAACAGAATGGCATCGCCGCTGCGGCCCGCACGGCCGGTGCGGCCGATGCGGTGCACGTAGCTTTCCGTGTCGTACGGGATGTCGTAGTTCATGACGTGGCTGATGCGCTCCACGTCGAGACCGCGCGCGGCAACGTCGGTTGCCACGAGGATGTCGAGCTTGCCGTCCTTGAGCTGCTGGATCACGCGCTCGCGTTGCGGCTGGGCGATGTCGCCGTTGATGGCGGCGGCGGCAAGGCCGCGCGCCTGCAGCTTCTCGGCCAGTTCTTCGGTGGCCTGCTTGGTGCGCGCGAAAATGATCATCGCGTCGAACGGCTCGGCTTCCAGGATGCGCGTCATCGCATCCAGCTTGTGCAGGCCGCTGACGAACCAGTAGCGCTGGCGGATGTTGGTGTTGGTGGTGGTGGCCGCCTTGATGGTGACTTCCACCGGATCCTTCAGGTGATGCTGGGCGATCTTGCGGATCGGCGGCGGCATGGTGGCCGAGAACAGCGCCACCTGGCGGCTGGGCGGCGTGGCCTGCAGCACCTTCTCCACGTCATCGATGAAGCCCATGCGCAGCATTTCGTCGGCTTCGTCGAGCACCAGGAACTTCAGCTCGGAGAGGTCCAGCGTGCCGCGCTCCAGATGGTCGATCACGCGGCCGGGCGTGCCGACCACGATCTGCACACCGCGCTTGAGCGAGTGCAGCTGCGGGCCATAGCTCTGGCCGCCGTAGATCGGCAGCACCTGCAACCCTGGCATGTGGGTGGCATAACGCTGGAACGCTTCGGCCACCTGGATGGCCAGTTCGCGCGTGGGCGCCAGCACCAGCGCCTGCGGCTTGCCGGGCTTCAGGTCGATGCGCGAGAGGATCGGCAGCGCGAACGCGGCGGTCTTGCCGGTGCCGGTCTGCGCCTGGCCGAGCACGTCGCGACCTTCCAGCAGCGGCGGAATGGTGGCGGCCTGGATGGGCGAAGGCGATTCATAGCCGACGTCGGTGAGTGCGCGCAGCAGCTCCGGATGGAGGCCAAGCGCAGCAAAGCCGACGGCTGCCGGCTGGGAATCGGAAGACGGGGAGGACATGGGGAACCTCGACATGGCATGCACGGCGGCATGCGGGAGAATGACGCTATTGTAACAGGCCGACCCGCCCCCACCGGGTTTTTTTTCAGGCCAATCGCCGAGGAATATTCATGTCTGGACGTCTTGATGGTCGTGTCGCGCTGGTCACCGGCGCGTCGTCGGGTATTGGCGAGGCCACGGCGCTGGCCTTGGCGCAGGAGGGGGCGAAGGTTGCCATCGCCGCCCGCCGCCGCGACAGGCTCGAAGCGCTGGCCGCGAAACTGGAGGTGCTTGGGGCCGAGCCGACGGTGCTGGTGGCCGATCTGGCCTCCGAAGACGAGGCCAAGCGCATCGTGACGGAGACCGAGGCGCGCTATGGCCGGCTGGATATCCTGGTGAACAACGCCGGCGTGATGTACCTGGAGCCGGTGGAAGAGGCCGACCTCGGCCGCTGGCGCCACATGCTGGAGCTCAACGTGCTCAGCCTCATCGCCTCCACGCAGGCTGCCTTGCCCGGCATGCGTGTGCGTCGCGATGGCCACATCGTGAACATTTCGTCCACGGCCGGCCGTGTCGCCAACCCCAATGCTGCCGCTTATTCGGCCACCAAGTTCGGCGTGGTGGCCTTCTCCGAGGCCCTGCGGCGCGAGGTCTACCAGCACAACATCCGCGTCACGGTGATCGAGCCGGGTGTGGTCGAAACGGAACTGCGCGATCACATCGGGCACGCCACGACCAAGGACAACCTCAACGCCTGGGCTGACAGCATGCGCCAGCTGCAATCGGTGGACGTCGCCGACGCCATCGTGT
This genomic interval from Dyella japonica A8 contains the following:
- a CDS encoding DEAD/DEAH box helicase, producing the protein MSSPSSDSQPAAVGFAALGLHPELLRALTDVGYESPSPIQAATIPPLLEGRDVLGQAQTGTGKTAAFALPILSRIDLKPGKPQALVLAPTRELAIQVAEAFQRYATHMPGLQVLPIYGGQSYGPQLHSLKRGVQIVVGTPGRVIDHLERGTLDLSELKFLVLDEADEMLRMGFIDDVEKVLQATPPSRQVALFSATMPPPIRKIAQHHLKDPVEVTIKAATTTNTNIRQRYWFVSGLHKLDAMTRILEAEPFDAMIIFARTKQATEELAEKLQARGLAAAAINGDIAQPQRERVIQQLKDGKLDILVATDVAARGLDVERISHVMNYDIPYDTESYVHRIGRTGRAGRSGDAILFVTPREKGMLRAIERATRQPIEEMKLPTVEAVNDQRIAKFKQRISDTLSVGELDLFQQLIEQYEQEHNIPAIEIAAALARIAQGDQPLLLTPPPKREFTPREHSDHRGDRGDRADRGEREHRSRDRDGGQRDFTPRPVRAHHTEEGKRTYRIEVGHEHGVKPGNIIGAIANEAGLESQYIGRLSIRGEYSLIDLPDGMPAEVFQHLQKVWVSQQQLRIREWDGDDSGAGEAPPRRPGGGYRPGGFKKHGGGGGKPRPHGQGGGHKGPRRGK
- a CDS encoding SDR family NAD(P)-dependent oxidoreductase codes for the protein MSGRLDGRVALVTGASSGIGEATALALAQEGAKVAIAARRRDRLEALAAKLEVLGAEPTVLVADLASEDEAKRIVTETEARYGRLDILVNNAGVMYLEPVEEADLGRWRHMLELNVLSLIASTQAALPGMRVRRDGHIVNISSTAGRVANPNAAAYSATKFGVVAFSEALRREVYQHNIRVTVIEPGVVETELRDHIGHATTKDNLNAWADSMRQLQSVDVADAIVFCVSRPAHVNINELLMRPTDQER